From Qipengyuania psychrotolerans:
GGCTGGCTTTGCGAAAGGGCCAGCATTGCGCGCGCCACCCCCTCTATAGATTGCGGCTCCACGACATAGCCGGTGACGCCGCTGCGCACCAAGGCATCACGCGATCCCACGGCCGTGGAAACAATCGCCGGGACGCCGAACGCGGCAGCTTCGTTGACCACCAGCCCCCATTGTTCTTCGGTACTGACCAGGCATAGGGCGAGCGCCCGGTTCAGCCTTTGCGAAACCTCTTCAGCGCGCAGGAAACCGGTAAACTCGACCCCGTCACACGCCAGCTCGCGCAGTTCACCGGCCAGTTCGCCATCACCCGCGAGGACCAGCTTGCGTGCGGCTCCACCGGCCAGTTCGCGGTAGCGGGCATAGCCTTGCAGCAGCACGCGCAGGTTCTTCTTTTCGACAAAGCGCCCGACGAACAGGAAATCGCGCTCTTCCCAGCGCGCCGCCTCGGCCCCGTCCTGCGACCGGATCCGGTCAATACCGACGGTGTCGTAACCCGGCAGGATCGGCTTGCTGCCAAAGCCCAGGAAACGCAGGTATTCCCGTTGGCGCAGCCCCCCGACAATAGCGGCGCGATATACGGACAGAAGCCGGCTTTTGGCCTGTTCGCGCGGTAGGCTGCGCGGAAAATCGTCGAACTTGCTTTCCGTCATCATGACGCAGCGCGTGCCGGCCGCCTTCAAACGCCACGACAGCGCGATGATGTCGCGCTCCGAATACGGCACTCCGATGCACACCATGTCGGCATTGCTCACCGCCTTCATTGCTGCCCGGTAGCGCGCAAGGTGTCCGACCTCGTCATAGGATTTTCCGGGAAACAGGGTGATGTGCCGAGCGTGCTCGATACCTTCGGCAGGTTCCCACGCATAGGCCGCACTCGTAGTGGCGTATTCGACCGCCAGCACCTCTGCCCGGCCCGCCAGACGACGCGCCGCTGCTTCCACCCGGTCCACGTGATAAGCGGCAAATTGCGAAAACAGAATCGCGACCTGCGGCAGCTCACTTTTGAGTTCTGACCCGTTTCCCATCGCTCGAATCGCTAGGCGAAGGCGAACAGGATTGCCAGACCCGGCTTGCCCCGGGCCACAGGTATCCCTATCTGGCCACCAACTCTCCCGTTACTTACAGAATCGTTCCAAGGATACGCCCGATGGCCGCCCAATACGCCTTTGTCATGAAGGACATGACCAAGACCTTCCCCGGTGCTCCGAAACCGGTGCTCAGCAATATCAACCTGCAGTTCTATCAGGGTGCCAAGATCGGCATCGTGGGTCCGAACGGTGCGGGTAAGTCAACGCTGATCAAAATCATGGCGGGTATCGACAAGGATTTTACCGGCGAAGCATGGCCGGGCGAGAACATCACTGTCGGCTATCTGGAACAGGAGCCCGAGCTCGACGAGAGCAAGACCGTCCTCGAAAACGTCAAGGACGGTGCACGCGAAACCGCCGACATGGTTGAACGCTTCAACCAGATCGGCATGGAGATGGGCGAAGAAGACGCCGATTTCGACGCGCTCAGCACCGAGATGTCGGAACTTCAGGACAAGATCGACGCGGTCGATGGATGGACGCTCGACAACCAACTCGAAGTCGCCATGGAAGCGCTGCGCTGCCCCCCGGGTGACTGGCCCGTTACCGACCTTTCCGGCGGTGAAAAGCGCCGCGTTGCGCTGACCCGTCTGCTCATCCAGAAACCGGGCATCCTGCTGCTAGACGAACCGACCAACCACCTCGACGCAGAATCGGTCCAGTGGCTGGAAAACCACCTCAAGGATTATGCGGGTGCGGTGCTGATGATCACCCATGACCGCTACTTCCTCGACAATGTGGTGGAATGGATTCTCGAGCTCGATCGCGGGTCCTACTATCCGTACGAAGGCAACTATTCGACCTATCTCGAAAAGAAGGCCAAGCGTCTCGAACAGGAAAGCCGCGAGGAAAGCGGTCGCTCCAAGGCGCTGTCACGCGAACTGGAATGGATCCGGCAGACACCTGCGGCACGCCAGACCAAGTCCAAGGCCCGTATCCGCAAGTTCGAAGAACTCCAGGAAGGCCAGAAAGACCGCAAGCCTGGCAAGGCCCAGATCGTCATTCAGGTCCCCGAGCGCCTCGGCGGCAAGGTGATCGAAGCCAAGAACATCTCCAAGGCTTATGGCGACAAGCTGCTGTTTGAAAACCTGTCCTTCATGCTGCCCCCGGGCGGCATCGTCGGAGTGATCGGCCCCAACGGCGCGGGTAAATCCACGCTGTTCAAGATCCTGACTGGGAAGGAAACACCCGACAGCGGCACGGTGGAAATCGGTTCGACCGTCCACCTCGGCTTCGTCGACCAAAGCCGTGACCACCTTAACCCGAAGAACAACGTCTGGCAGGAAATCTCCGACGGCCTCGATTACATGAAGGTCAACGGCCATGACGTTTCGACCCGCGCCTATGTCGGCGCGTTCAACTTCAAGGGCGCTGACCAGCAGAAGAACGTCGGCAAGCTTTCGGGCGGTGAACGCAACCGCGTGCACATGGCCAAGATGCTGAAGGAGGGCGGCAACGTCCTGCTGCTCGACGAACCGACCAACGACCTCGACGTGGAAACGCTTGGCGCGCTTGAAGAGGCGATCGAAAACTTCGCTGGCTGTGCCGTGGTCATTTCGCATGACCGCTTCTTCCTCGACCGTCTGGCCACCCACATCCTCGCCTTCGAAGGCGACAGCCATGTGGAATGGTTCGAGGGCAATTTCGAAGCCTACGAAGAAGACAAGCGCCGCCGCATGGGCGACGCTGCGGACCGTCCGACGCGATTGGCGTACAAGAAACTGACGCGTTAACGTTTATTCGGGTCGTAAGCTGACTTTCCGCTTACGACCCGAAAACAGGCGGTGATCTAATCCGGCAGTTGAAGGTAAGGTTCTTAACCTTGGACCTTTTAATGCCCGTTGAAATTTTCGATCATGATCGAAGCGACTAACCGCTTGCTGGAAATCAACCAGAAGTCCCTACACATGCCTCTTAAGGTGATTTGACTTAGCACCCGAATAGCCCATCCATTATCATTTGTTAATGTGGGGATGGGGTTTGGAGATCGAGGGAAAGCCGCCGCGCGTGCTAGGGCTAGGCGGCGCCATATTGATCAACCTTAACGGTGTTGTTGGCGCAGGAATATTCGCGCTGCCTGCATTGCTGTATGCAACCGTTGGTACGTTGGCGCCGCTAGCTATCCTCGTTTACGCCGCTTTTTACGCGGTATTGATGGCCGTCCCGTCGAAGCTATCGACTGTCTTTCGCCAATCGGGCGGGCCGCAACTTTACGCGCAGCATGCTTTTGGCCCGTTGGTCGGCTTTCAGATTGGCTGGTTTGCCCTTTGCGCAAATATGGCTGGCCGGGCTGCAAATTTTCATGTTCTCGTTGCGTATCTGGCGGCTGTGTTCCCCTTTTTCGAAGGCCCGATAATACGGCCGGCGACCATACTGGTCCTTATCGCTGCTTTCACAATTCTCACTATGTCCGGGACTAAGCTATCCGTCAGGGCATTGGGCTTGGGAACTGTGTTGAAGTTGGGTCCGATTTTGACGCTTTGCCTGGTCGGTCTTTTTGCCAACGGAATGCCATCAGAGTTCGTCTTGCCGCAGTTTTCTGAGGGCGAGGCCACTGCATTGCTGCTGGCTTATGCGTTTTCCGGAGCGGGTCAGGTCACTGTCGCAGCAGGAGAGGCGAAAGAGCCGCGTGCCGTGATCAGCCGCTCAATTTACCTGAATTTGGCAATCGTCGGCGTATTCTATGCTCTCGTCCAGCTTGCCTACATATCGATTTCACCTGATCCAAACGAGACGGCCAGTCCCCTGGCCGCAGCAGGTTCGGCTTTGTTCGGACCGTTTGGCGCGCTGATGATCAGCATGGCCGCCATATTCTCGATCGGTGCCAACCAATTGACCAGTTTTGTCACGATGCCACGCATTGCCTTTGGAATGGGCAGGCGCGGGCTCTTGCCGAATGCCTTCGCTTACGTGTCACCGCGCTTCAAGACACCGACCTTTGCGATTGCAGTCTATTCCCTGATTGTGGCTGGTCTGTCGGTATCGGGGACGTTCGAAATCCTTGCAATCCTCGTGGTCGCTGTTGAGCAACTGGTCGGGTATACCTTGATTGCTTCGCTCATTGTGATGTGGCGCCGTAACGACGGCGGGATCGCTGATACGATGGGTATGCGCTGGGCGTTCATCATCCCTGTCGCAATTGGCTTCATGGCCTGGTTTACGATGCAGGTGCCTGTTGAGGCTTTGCTATCCTCAACGCTTCTGGTTGTCGTCGGTATCGTGCTTTACCGGATTTCCAGCAATGGTGCCGTTGAGCATGAACCTATCATCTTGCCGGAAGGGCGTTCGTAGAAACTGCCGGGAAAGATCGCTTCCAACCCATTTGGCGACGGTCTTACCGCACTAGTGATGAGCCAAAAGCGGACAGGCAGCTAACGACCCGATTGCGGATATTGCTGCATCGAACTTTTTACTTGAGCGTTCGAAATTCTATCAAACCTATCGTAAGGTCATGTAGGTGACGAACGGCTTGTCGCATCCAGGATCACGCGGACTGTTTCCTGTGGCTGATCCCACATCGGGAAGTGTCCGCTATGCTCAAACCAGTGCATCGCTGCATTGGGGAATGCCGCTGTCGCACGTTGCGCTTGCTGCGGCAGGCACAGCCGGTCCTTGCGGCCCCAGCCGATTGTAATTGGCGCGGGCGTGTTCGCAGAGCCCTTCTGATTTTCGCCGTTGGCAAGATCCTTCACGAGCGATCCGATTGTGCGCGTATCTGCCAATGCCCTGAGTTCCTGCGAGATGAACGCGGGATCAAGCGCCCACGGTTTCGCGGAGAGCTGGGCCATGAGCGCGGTCCGACCCGCAACATTGCGGGTGATGGTGGGTAGCGCCGGTCGCAGTGCCCGAACCAGAGCAATTGATGCCGTTATAGTGGTCCTGAAGAACGTACGCTCCCACCCTTGCCAAAAGCCGCCCGGATCCAAGGCAACAACCGCGCCGGAGTGACCGCGCCGCGCCATCTCAAGCACCAGGCGGGCGCCCATGGAGCTGCCAACCATATCTATTTCTCTGAGATCCTCAGCGCCGAGCCAGTCGTCCAAGCTGCGCGTCAGCCCGTCAAACGTGCCACTGTCGACCTCTTCGGGTGTCTTTCCGTGGCCTGGCAAGTCCAAGGCGATTACTTCCCTGGATTCAGCAAGTGCCGGCAAAATCGTATCCCAAGAGTGGCAAGTACCTCCAAGCCCGTGGACAAGGAGGAGGGGTTTTCCGCGGCCTGTGCGCGTGTGGTGCATGGTCATGTGAGGGTAACGCTTCAGGCCGACTTACGGTCCGCTCGGCCGTTAAATGTCTACGCTGACGAATATAACGCCAAGTGCGGGCAGCTCGCGATCAGCCCCACCCTGACTTCTAAGCGAATTGCATTTACGTCCGCTTCCCACTCAATTTCGGACGCTCCAAGCTCCATGCTACTTTCTCAAAAAGCGGAAGTTACCGCTGAAGCTTTGGCCGATTTGACTCCCCCTGCCCTCCTTTGACAGAAGCGCGCACCAAGCGCTCGACACGCGGGCGCGTTTCCTGCCGGCGCTCCACGCGCCGCGAACACGAAATCCAAGGATATCCATGACTACTCCCACTAACGGCGACACCGTGACCATCGACTACGTTCTCAAGCGGGGTGATGGTCAGGAGGTTGGCAATACCGCAGAGGCGGGTCCGCAGGACATCACGCTGGGCAGCGGGCAAATCTTTCCGCAGATCGAAGAAGCGCTCGCCTCCATGAAGGTGGGTGACGAGAAGTCGGTCGCCATAGCTTGCGAGAATGCTTTCGGCCCGCGCCGCGATGAATTGGTGCTCGACATCCCGCGCGCCAACCTGCCGCCCGAACCCGCGCCGCAGCCGGGCATGGCGCTGGGCGCACAGACGCCCGATGGGCAGCCGATGACCCTCTACATTCTCGAAGTAGGCGAGGAGACGGTCAAGGCCGACGCAAATCATCCACTCGCCGGCGAAAACGTGACTTTCGACCTCACGCTGCGGGACATTAAAACAGCCGTGTGACGCCTGATCGCAACGCTGCTTGACTAATATCTAAGCGGCAGGCGGCGCGACGGAAGCGCGTTCGACCAGTTCGAAAGGAACTTCGGCGTGCGCAATTGCTGGACGCTGGCCGGCCATATGGTCGGCCAGCATCCGGTATGCGGTTGCGCCCATTTCCTCGAGCGGTTGGCGGATCGAAGTGAGCGGAGGGTTCATCGTCTTGGCGAAGGGATCATCATCGAAGCCCACCAGCGAAAGCTGTTGCGGCATCGACATTCCTATGCCGCGTGCCGCTTCGGAGAGACCGAGCGCCATGGAATCGTTGCTGGCGAAAATCGCGGTGGGCCCGTTGGCGATCAGCTTTGCACCTGCTTCCGCGCCCGATGCCTTGGTGAAATCCCCCTCGACAACCAGCGACTGGTCCAGCTTTACACCCTTGGTGCCCAGCGCTGCGGCAAAGCCATTGTAGCGGCGCATGCTGGCGAGATGCGAACGCGGTCCGCGGATGATGCCGACCCTTCGATGTCCCGCGTCCAGCATGACCTTGGTAACCTGCAGAGCAGCCTCGAACTCGTCCATAATGACCGTGATGCCCCGCCCCGGGTCGAGCATGGAGGCGATGCGGGCGTACGGAAGGCCGCGCTTTTCAACCTGCAGCATCACGTGGCGGTCGTCGCAGAGCGGCGCGGTCAGTATAACCCCGCCGATATCAGGCGCATCTAGGAGGTTTTCAGGTTTCAGGTCGGTGCCATGGACGTTTTCCATCTGCACCTTGATGGCCGAACTGGCCGCCTGCTTGCTGGCACCCGAATAAAGGCGTGAGACATAATTTGCGTTCGTGTTGTCGAACAGCATGAGTATTCGGCTGGATAATGCCATCGACGATCCCGAGCGTTTTCTTGTTTCGTGTGCTTTCTACACTTGATGTTCTGAAGAAAGGGATAAAGCCGCAAGTTAAGGCGTAACCCACCGTCCTGCATCGCCTTGGAAGATCGCCCGCCGGTGGCCATCGTTCGATAGCCAGTACCAATCGGCTTCCTCGATCTGCACCAAGAGGACAGCGAAGTTTTCTCGGACCGGGGCCACCTCATCTTCGGTCGGTTTCCTGCCTTCGATCCATTCGGGCAGGCCGCTTGACGGCTCGCTCCGCGCTTCGCCCGGAGGAGCGCCGAGATAACAACGCCGCGCATACGGGGTGCTTTCCTCCCATGCTGCGCTGGCTATCGCGGTGTCCGTCTCGATCCGCCCGGTACCCCGGATGCGGATCTGGACCTTGCCGGGTGCATCGTAGAACAGAACCCCCATGGGCGCGCCTTGCGCGATAACTCCGGCCTTGGGCGAGCGTGCATCAGTGTGAAAGCGCAGGGTCCAATCCTCCGGGTCGAATTCGCGCAGGACCATGATCCGGGCATCGGCATCGCCCGTCACCACCACCGGCGTATGCATTGGGCATTTGCGGCTGGAAGCTGCAGTGGAAAGACGGTCGGCGATGTCCGCGCGAACCTTGTCAAGTGTATCGTACATGATCGCTCCAACGCACGTCAGACAGCTTGGTGTCAATGTTATCGCGTTCAGGTTTGCGCACCTAAAGATGAACAGGAGGCTGACAGACCGGTTCAGTTGCGGGTCAGGCCGTTCTGATACAAACTGACACATCGACATTGGAGCCGCAGGTGGTGGAGCGGCTTTTGAGCTAAAAAGGATACGCTCCATGACATTTACAAAGCTGATGAAAGGCAGCGCGCTGAGTGCCCTCGCAATTGCGATGGCAGCAGCGGTTGTGCCCGCCCAGGCAGAAGCCGCCGCGGCTTCTTCCGAACAGCGTGCTGACCGAGATCGCGCCGATCGCTCGCAAGCCCGCCAGGACAGGCGCAGCGAACGTCGCAGCGAAAGGCGTCAGGAACGCCGGAGCGAATCGCGGCCACAGCGCCGCTCGGAAGACCGTCCGCAGCCTCGAGCTGAGAACCGGCCGCAGCGGCGTGCAGAAGACAGGCCGCAGCGCCGGGTCGAAAATCGCCCGCAGCGCCAGGTAGAGAACCGTCCGCAACGTCAGGCTGACAATCGCGGCCAGCGCCGCGTGGATCCTCAGCAACGTGTTCAGGCGCCGATTGAAACCGCTCGTGAACTGAGGGCTGATCGCCGGCAGGTCGCCGGTGGAGATCGCCGCTTGGAACGCCGTGATGATCGTCGCAGCGAACGCCGCGAAGATCGCCGGAGCGAACGCCGCGAGGATCGTCGCAGTGAACGCCGCGAAGATCGCCGGACCGAACGCCGCGAGGACCGGCGCAGTGATCGTCGCGAAGATCGCCGTGTCGAACGTCGTGTCGAACGCCGCGAAGACCGCCGCGAAATCCGCCGCGATGCTTATCGCGATGGCTACCGTGATGGTAACCGTCACGAGCGCCGCTCGCGCTATTGGGATGGTCGTCGCTGGAATAACTACGACCGCTGGGATCAACGCCACTGGCGCAGCAGCCACCGGTACAACTGGCATGATTATCGCAGCAATCACCGCAGCATTTTCCGCATTGGCCGCTACTACTCGCCTTACCGGGATTATCGCTATCGCCGTCTGACCATTGGTTTCCGCCTTGGCGACCTGTTCTTCGGCAGCCGGTACTGGATTAACGATCCGTGGCGCTATCGCCTGCCGGATGTGTACGGTCCCTATCGCTGGGTCCGGTATTACGACGACGTTCTGCTGGTCGACATCTACAGCGGAGAAGTGGTCGACGTGATCTACGACTTCTTCTGGTAAGCCAGAAAACCAATTGCCTTCCGGGATGAGAGTGGCCTGGTTGGCATCATGCCCCCGCCGAGTGATCGGCGGGGGTTTTTCTTTGGCCGCTTGTGCGGGTTTCTAGTCGGGCACCTTGCCGAAAGGCAGCATCCGGAAGATACCACCGTTCTTGTCGAAGAAGGTGTGCTTGAGGCCGCCCAGAATGTGCAATCCGACGAGATAAATGACTATCTCGCCGCCCGTAGCGTGCAGATCGAAGATGGCCTTGCCGGCTTCCTTGTCCGGTCCAACTGGAAGTGCAGGCAGAGTGAAGATACCAAAGACATCAACTCCGCTGCCGTAATAGGAATTGGCCAGCCACCCCCCTAGTGGCAAGCCGATCAGCATCACGTAGAAGATGACATGCACGGATCGTGCAAGAATGCGCTCCCAGGATGCAACGCCCGTTAACGGCGGCACCGGATGGGTCAACCGCCAGGCCAGCCTGGCCAGCGTAAGCAGCAAGATGGTGATGCCCAATGCCTTATGATTGCCAAATATCGCTGCCTTCTCGGCATCGCTGGCATGTTCGGCAGCTTCGGCCAGCCTCCAGTTCACGATGACCGCAACCGCAATCACCCAGTGAAATACCATCGCGACGATCGAATATCGCTTCGCAGAATGGGCTGCTTCCATACTCACTCTCCCTCAAGTTGCGCGCAAAACTATACCTTTACGCACGTTCCACAAGATGCCGTCTTGCAGGCGGCGCGTGTCTTGCTAACAAAAGGACGATGACCAAAACTGCCGTTATACCCGACCAGGATGCACTCAAGCGCATTGGCAAGCAGGTGCGATCACGCCTGGAAGCCGATGCCGAGATCTACAAGGTGCCGACCAACAAGGCGGAAATCTTCGCCGTGCCGAATTTCCTCTCGCCCGAGGAATGCCGCCGCTTCGTCACGATGATCGATGTGGTCGCGCGGCCGAGCGAGCTTCACGAAACCGCGTATATCGAGAAATTCCGCACATCCTATTCGGGCAACTTCAATCCCAATGATCCGTTCGTAAAAGGTATCTCGCGCCGCATCGACGATTTGCTGGGCATGAATTCCAACTGCGGAGAATCGATCCAGGGGCAGCGGTATCTGCCCGGCCAGGAGTTCAAACCGCACAACGACTGGTTCTATACAGATCAGGAATACTGGAAGCTGGAACGCAAGCGCGGCGGACAAAGATGCTGGACGGCGATGGCGTTTCTAAACAACGTTGAAGAAGGCGGTCACACGCATTTCACAGAAGTCGGCGCATCTATCGAGCCCAAGCCCGGGGTTCTGCTGGTGTGGAATAATGCGACGCCGGAAGGCGTGCCGAACGAAGACACGATGCATGCAGGCACGCCGGTGATCAAGGGCGCCAAATACGTCCTGACAAAGTGGTATCGAACTCGGCGACACAACTGAGCCGGCGACGGCTGCTACGGCGCCAGGTTCGGTATCGTGATGGTGGCGCGATAGCCCGCCGGCTTTGCGCTGGTTTCGACAGTGCCGGCGATGCCTCTGATAACGCCTTCGATCAGCCGCGAGCCTGTACCTTTGCCTGCGTTGCCGGTCTGCTGCACCGGTTCGCTGAATTCGCTTCCGCACGTTTCGATCCAGTGAAGTTCGATAGTGTCATCGCTGATTTCCCAGTCGATGTGGACCTTCCCATCGTTTTGCGACAACGCGCCATATTTCAACGCATTGGTGGCCAATTCATGAAGGGTCAGCCCGATCGGGGTAAGATGCTTGCGGGGTAGATCAATCTCTCCGCCGATCAGCTCAATCCTGTCCACATAGGCGTTTTTGTACGGCTGCATGACTGCCGCGACGAGATTGCGAAGCGTAGTCCTGTCGTTGCCCAATCCCTCTTCGGCAAGGCTGATCCGGTGTGCATTGGCAAGCGCTTCGATCCGCCGCTGGATCTTCTCGGAAAACTCGCCAACGTCGGTGGCGCTGCGCGCGGACAGGCGCACAATTGCTGTGAGGACGGCAAACAGATTGTCAGTCCGGTGGCGAAGTTCGTCAACGACGCGTTGGCTCTCGGCGATGGTTTCGCGGCCTGCCAGAAGCTCGCTGATGTCCCACTGAGAACCGAAAAAATAGGCAAGCTTTCCGTCTTCGTCATACACCGGCCCGATGTGGACGGCATTCCAGAATTCCGTCCCGTCCTTGCGATAGTTGATCAGGTCGACGACCGCGTAGTCTTCGTTCTGAATGGCACTGCGCAACTTTTCGACCGAGCGCGGGTCGGTTTTCGGGCCTTGAAGAAACCTGCAGTTCTGACCGACGATTTCGTCGAGCCCGTAGCCCGTCAATTCACTGAACGCGCCATTGGCATGAACGATCGGGCAATTTGGCTGGTGCGGATCTGAAATGCACAACGCCATGTGCGTGCGTTCGGTCGTTTGCAGGAATAGTTGGTCGGACCCGATGCGTAGTTTTGCGATCGATTCCAGGCAGTTCGCATCACGCGATGCATCATCCGAGTAAGAAGGAGGGCGGCGACCAGACCCAGAATTCGCATTTCTATGCATAGCAAAACCACCAGATGCAAAACAATGCGGCCGAACTCAGCCTATACTTACCTTAGCATTATTGTTGTCATCACCCAACTTGTTCGCCGAGCACTTATGGAAGAGGTGGTATTTAACCAGCCTGTTTAATGGCTTCGCTGATAAGTTTGCGCGTGTTCGCAATACCATAAAGAGCGATAAAGCTGCCCATGCGCGGCCCCTGATCGCTGCCCAGAAGCGTCTGGTAAAGCGCCTTGAACCAGTCGCGCAGGTTATCGAAGCCGTATTTTTCGTCCTTGCCGATCTCGTAAACCCTGGTTTGTAAGTCTTCGGCACTTGTATCGGAGGGCGCATCCTGCAGGAAAGCGTCGAGCGCCTGCAAAGCCTCCGCCTCGTTCGGCGTAGGTGCCCGCTTGTTGAGCGTCGGCGCGATGTAATCTCGCGTGTAATTGACCGCGTTTACAATCAGAACTTCC
This genomic window contains:
- a CDS encoding glycosyltransferase family 4 protein, which gives rise to MGNGSELKSELPQVAILFSQFAAYHVDRVEAAARRLAGRAEVLAVEYATTSAAYAWEPAEGIEHARHITLFPGKSYDEVGHLARYRAAMKAVSNADMVCIGVPYSERDIIALSWRLKAAGTRCVMMTESKFDDFPRSLPREQAKSRLLSVYRAAIVGGLRQREYLRFLGFGSKPILPGYDTVGIDRIRSQDGAEAARWEERDFLFVGRFVEKKNLRVLLQGYARYRELAGGAARKLVLAGDGELAGELRELACDGVEFTGFLRAEEVSQRLNRALALCLVSTEEQWGLVVNEAAAFGVPAIVSTAVGSRDALVRSGVTGYVVEPQSIEGVARAMLALSQSQPAWQRYSDATAERAQMGDTERFADAVEALFDPDSEGATRAVEFWEEMATT
- the ettA gene encoding energy-dependent translational throttle protein EttA, whose translation is MAAQYAFVMKDMTKTFPGAPKPVLSNINLQFYQGAKIGIVGPNGAGKSTLIKIMAGIDKDFTGEAWPGENITVGYLEQEPELDESKTVLENVKDGARETADMVERFNQIGMEMGEEDADFDALSTEMSELQDKIDAVDGWTLDNQLEVAMEALRCPPGDWPVTDLSGGEKRRVALTRLLIQKPGILLLDEPTNHLDAESVQWLENHLKDYAGAVLMITHDRYFLDNVVEWILELDRGSYYPYEGNYSTYLEKKAKRLEQESREESGRSKALSRELEWIRQTPAARQTKSKARIRKFEELQEGQKDRKPGKAQIVIQVPERLGGKVIEAKNISKAYGDKLLFENLSFMLPPGGIVGVIGPNGAGKSTLFKILTGKETPDSGTVEIGSTVHLGFVDQSRDHLNPKNNVWQEISDGLDYMKVNGHDVSTRAYVGAFNFKGADQQKNVGKLSGGERNRVHMAKMLKEGGNVLLLDEPTNDLDVETLGALEEAIENFAGCAVVISHDRFFLDRLATHILAFEGDSHVEWFEGNFEAYEEDKRRRMGDAADRPTRLAYKKLTR
- a CDS encoding APC family permease, with the protein product MWGWGLEIEGKPPRVLGLGGAILINLNGVVGAGIFALPALLYATVGTLAPLAILVYAAFYAVLMAVPSKLSTVFRQSGGPQLYAQHAFGPLVGFQIGWFALCANMAGRAANFHVLVAYLAAVFPFFEGPIIRPATILVLIAAFTILTMSGTKLSVRALGLGTVLKLGPILTLCLVGLFANGMPSEFVLPQFSEGEATALLLAYAFSGAGQVTVAAGEAKEPRAVISRSIYLNLAIVGVFYALVQLAYISISPDPNETASPLAAAGSALFGPFGALMISMAAIFSIGANQLTSFVTMPRIAFGMGRRGLLPNAFAYVSPRFKTPTFAIAVYSLIVAGLSVSGTFEILAILVVAVEQLVGYTLIASLIVMWRRNDGGIADTMGMRWAFIIPVAIGFMAWFTMQVPVEALLSSTLLVVVGIVLYRISSNGAVEHEPIILPEGRS
- a CDS encoding alpha/beta fold hydrolase, whose amino-acid sequence is MTMHHTRTGRGKPLLLVHGLGGTCHSWDTILPALAESREVIALDLPGHGKTPEEVDSGTFDGLTRSLDDWLGAEDLREIDMVGSSMGARLVLEMARRGHSGAVVALDPGGFWQGWERTFFRTTITASIALVRALRPALPTITRNVAGRTALMAQLSAKPWALDPAFISQELRALADTRTIGSLVKDLANGENQKGSANTPAPITIGWGRKDRLCLPQQAQRATAAFPNAAMHWFEHSGHFPMWDQPQETVRVILDATSRSSPT
- a CDS encoding FKBP-type peptidyl-prolyl cis-trans isomerase — protein: MTTPTNGDTVTIDYVLKRGDGQEVGNTAEAGPQDITLGSGQIFPQIEEALASMKVGDEKSVAIACENAFGPRRDELVLDIPRANLPPEPAPQPGMALGAQTPDGQPMTLYILEVGEETVKADANHPLAGENVTFDLTLRDIKTAV
- a CDS encoding substrate-binding domain-containing protein codes for the protein MALSSRILMLFDNTNANYVSRLYSGASKQAASSAIKVQMENVHGTDLKPENLLDAPDIGGVILTAPLCDDRHVMLQVEKRGLPYARIASMLDPGRGITVIMDEFEAALQVTKVMLDAGHRRVGIIRGPRSHLASMRRYNGFAAALGTKGVKLDQSLVVEGDFTKASGAEAGAKLIANGPTAIFASNDSMALGLSEAARGIGMSMPQQLSLVGFDDDPFAKTMNPPLTSIRQPLEEMGATAYRMLADHMAGQRPAIAHAEVPFELVERASVAPPAA
- a CDS encoding pyridoxamine 5'-phosphate oxidase family protein — protein: MYDTLDKVRADIADRLSTAASSRKCPMHTPVVVTGDADARIMVLREFDPEDWTLRFHTDARSPKAGVIAQGAPMGVLFYDAPGKVQIRIRGTGRIETDTAIASAAWEESTPYARRCYLGAPPGEARSEPSSGLPEWIEGRKPTEDEVAPVRENFAVLLVQIEEADWYWLSNDGHRRAIFQGDAGRWVTP
- a CDS encoding RcnB family protein, whose translation is MTFTKLMKGSALSALAIAMAAAVVPAQAEAAAASSEQRADRDRADRSQARQDRRSERRSERRQERRSESRPQRRSEDRPQPRAENRPQRRAEDRPQRRVENRPQRQVENRPQRQADNRGQRRVDPQQRVQAPIETARELRADRRQVAGGDRRLERRDDRRSERREDRRSERREDRRSERREDRRTERREDRRSDRREDRRVERRVERREDRREIRRDAYRDGYRDGNRHERRSRYWDGRRWNNYDRWDQRHWRSSHRYNWHDYRSNHRSIFRIGRYYSPYRDYRYRRLTIGFRLGDLFFGSRYWINDPWRYRLPDVYGPYRWVRYYDDVLLVDIYSGEVVDVIYDFFW
- a CDS encoding cytochrome b; the encoded protein is MEAAHSAKRYSIVAMVFHWVIAVAVIVNWRLAEAAEHASDAEKAAIFGNHKALGITILLLTLARLAWRLTHPVPPLTGVASWERILARSVHVIFYVMLIGLPLGGWLANSYYGSGVDVFGIFTLPALPVGPDKEAGKAIFDLHATGGEIVIYLVGLHILGGLKHTFFDKNGGIFRMLPFGKVPD
- a CDS encoding prolyl hydroxylase family protein translates to MTKTAVIPDQDALKRIGKQVRSRLEADAEIYKVPTNKAEIFAVPNFLSPEECRRFVTMIDVVARPSELHETAYIEKFRTSYSGNFNPNDPFVKGISRRIDDLLGMNSNCGESIQGQRYLPGQEFKPHNDWFYTDQEYWKLERKRGGQRCWTAMAFLNNVEEGGHTHFTEVGASIEPKPGVLLVWNNATPEGVPNEDTMHAGTPVIKGAKYVLTKWYRTRRHN
- a CDS encoding PAS domain-containing protein, encoding MHRNANSGSGRRPPSYSDDASRDANCLESIAKLRIGSDQLFLQTTERTHMALCISDPHQPNCPIVHANGAFSELTGYGLDEIVGQNCRFLQGPKTDPRSVEKLRSAIQNEDYAVVDLINYRKDGTEFWNAVHIGPVYDEDGKLAYFFGSQWDISELLAGRETIAESQRVVDELRHRTDNLFAVLTAIVRLSARSATDVGEFSEKIQRRIEALANAHRISLAEEGLGNDRTTLRNLVAAVMQPYKNAYVDRIELIGGEIDLPRKHLTPIGLTLHELATNALKYGALSQNDGKVHIDWEISDDTIELHWIETCGSEFSEPVQQTGNAGKGTGSRLIEGVIRGIAGTVETSAKPAGYRATITIPNLAP